A window of Acidimicrobiia bacterium contains these coding sequences:
- a CDS encoding adenylate/guanylate cyclase domain-containing protein has translation MRVDRTFAFVDLCGFTHFTSTHGDERAVDVLTRFRAAVRSIGSSHGVRVAKWLGDGAMFVSTSREPLIESILDLAGRAPETGVRLPLRAGLAGGAVILFEGDDYIGGPVNLAARLCDVARPRELLAAADLADAVPAWADVESVGPRDISGFPVAVHVVRIEPGVAVPVAGGRG, from the coding sequence ATGCGGGTCGACCGAACCTTCGCCTTCGTGGACCTGTGCGGCTTCACGCACTTCACGAGCACGCACGGCGACGAGCGCGCCGTGGACGTCCTCACGCGCTTTCGCGCCGCGGTGCGGTCGATCGGGTCCAGCCACGGGGTGCGGGTGGCCAAGTGGCTCGGTGACGGGGCGATGTTCGTCAGCACGAGCCGCGAGCCCCTCATCGAGTCCATCCTCGACCTCGCCGGCCGCGCGCCCGAGACCGGCGTCCGGCTGCCGCTCCGAGCCGGGCTGGCCGGCGGCGCCGTCATCCTCTTCGAGGGGGACGACTACATCGGCGGGCCCGTGAACCTGGCCGCGAGGCTCTGCGACGTCGCGCGGCCCCGGGAGCTGCTCGCCGCCGCCGACCTCGCCGACGCCGTCCCCGCCTGGGCCGACGTCGAGTCCGTCGGGCCCCGCGACATCTCCGGGTTCCCGGTCGCGGTCCACGTCGTGCGCATCGAGCCGGGTGTGGCGGTCCCGGTCGCCGGAGGCCGCGGATAG
- a CDS encoding enoyl-CoA hydratase/isomerase family protein: protein MPEPSYETLRFERRGPVGWLRLHRPEKLNAFTVSMWRELGDLGRRVGADATLRVVVVVGDGRAFSSGIDTSVFTEGTGQSVLEVGEGGHPDPTVAGILAVQDTFTWLAEAPYPTIAAIRGYALGAGLQLALACDLRVVAHGAQLGLLEHRYGILPDLGGTQRLPRIVGPSKALQLIVTAARID, encoded by the coding sequence GTGCCCGAGCCGAGCTACGAGACGCTCCGGTTCGAGCGTCGAGGCCCGGTCGGGTGGCTGCGGCTCCACCGCCCCGAGAAGCTGAACGCGTTCACGGTGTCGATGTGGCGCGAGCTCGGTGACCTCGGCCGCCGCGTCGGGGCCGACGCCACCCTGCGGGTCGTCGTCGTCGTCGGCGACGGCCGAGCCTTCTCGAGCGGCATCGACACGTCGGTGTTCACCGAGGGGACGGGTCAGTCGGTGCTCGAGGTCGGCGAGGGTGGGCATCCCGACCCGACCGTGGCGGGGATCCTCGCCGTCCAGGACACCTTCACGTGGCTGGCCGAGGCGCCGTACCCGACGATCGCCGCGATCCGCGGGTACGCCCTCGGCGCCGGGCTCCAGCTCGCGCTCGCGTGCGACCTCCGGGTCGTCGCGCACGGCGCCCAGCTTGGCTTGCTCGAGCACCGGTACGGGATCCTCCCGGACCTGGGTGGCACCCAGCGGCTGCCGCGGATCGTCGGCCCGTCGAAGGCGCTGCAGCTGATCGTCACCGCGGCGCGCATCGACA
- a CDS encoding alpha/beta family hydrolase, with translation MSPTGEPARAFQGPRRGADRAVLLAHGAGSDHRAAALVAVADALAAAGIPSLRFDYPYKAAGRRAPDRLPVLAAATRDAARALARRLDLPPERVVLGGRSMGGRVGSLVAADPDDPVPALGLLLLGYPLHPAGRPDRRRDGHFGALRMPVCFVSGTRDALAPRPELTRAARRIAGPVTIHWLESADHGYRPLKASGRSVDDVLTEVAETSVTWVRSLPGPPGAGNKS, from the coding sequence GGCGTTCCAAGGGCCCCGGCGGGGCGCGGACCGGGCCGTGCTCCTGGCGCACGGCGCCGGATCGGACCACCGCGCCGCCGCCCTCGTCGCCGTCGCCGACGCGCTCGCGGCGGCGGGGATCCCGTCGCTGCGGTTCGACTACCCGTACAAGGCCGCGGGGCGACGGGCGCCCGACCGGCTGCCGGTCCTCGCCGCCGCCACCCGCGACGCGGCCCGGGCCCTCGCCCGCCGGCTCGACCTGCCGCCCGAGCGCGTCGTCCTCGGCGGACGCTCGATGGGCGGCCGGGTCGGGTCCCTCGTCGCCGCCGACCCCGACGACCCCGTGCCCGCCCTCGGCCTGCTGCTCCTCGGGTACCCGCTGCACCCCGCCGGCCGGCCCGATCGCCGCCGGGACGGCCACTTCGGCGCGTTGCGGATGCCGGTCTGCTTCGTGAGCGGAACCCGCGACGCCCTCGCGCCCCGGCCCGAGCTGACCCGAGCCGCCCGCCGGATCGCCGGGCCCGTCACGATCCACTGGCTCGAGTCCGCCGATCACGGCTACCGGCCCCTGAAGGCCAGCGGCCGCTCCGTCGACGACGTGCTCACCGAGGTCGCCGAGACTTCCGTCACATGGGTGCGTTCGCTCCCGGGCCCTCCCGGGGCAGGGAACAAGTCGTGA